A portion of the Streptomyces sp. NBC_00376 genome contains these proteins:
- a CDS encoding peptidase, translated as MTCSTCRFPVHTQFASFGLVGPIVEDGLDPATDPAWADSGAASPAEYARWAGHLCGMTCLRMALGAGAPSLFALRDGALGYGAYTEDAQGEIRGLIYAPFAEYAREVHGVDATVHRHLSPKEILGLLDGGRTVMASVHYGIRYPGRPAPGRGGHLVLLTSRTADGGGVHFHNPSGTTAQTRAAELALSDFERFFAGRGVSLPASA; from the coding sequence GTGACCTGTTCCACCTGCCGCTTCCCCGTCCACACCCAGTTCGCCTCGTTCGGGCTGGTCGGCCCGATCGTGGAGGACGGGCTCGATCCGGCCACCGACCCGGCCTGGGCGGATTCGGGCGCGGCGTCACCGGCCGAGTACGCGCGCTGGGCAGGCCATCTGTGCGGTATGACCTGCCTGCGCATGGCACTCGGCGCCGGAGCCCCGTCCTTGTTCGCGCTGCGCGACGGGGCGCTCGGATACGGCGCGTACACCGAGGACGCGCAGGGGGAGATCCGGGGGCTGATCTACGCCCCCTTCGCCGAGTACGCACGCGAGGTGCACGGCGTGGACGCCACGGTGCACCGCCATCTCTCGCCGAAGGAGATCCTCGGCCTGCTGGACGGCGGCCGTACGGTCATGGCCTCGGTGCACTACGGCATCCGGTACCCGGGGCGGCCGGCTCCGGGGCGGGGCGGGCATCTGGTGCTGCTGACGTCCCGTACGGCCGACGGCGGGGGCGTCCACTTCCACAACCCGTCGGGGACGACGGCTCAGACCCGGGCCGCGGAGCTCGCACTGTCCGACTTCGAGCGCTTCTTCGCCGGGCGCGGGGTGTCGCTGCCCGCGAGCGCGTGA
- a CDS encoding winged helix-turn-helix transcriptional regulator has product MPRQQQPATRPVRRRRYDQFCATARALDSVGDRWTLLIVRELLAGPRRYTDLHADLPGVSTDVLASRLRDMEQNGLATRRRLPPPAAASVYELTERGHGLMPVLAALAEWGAPALAERRPTDAVRAHWFALPLLRALGGPAYEGVVEVHLDEGEFHVRAGGTEGGAAVYGDGPADCADARIALDVEVCLELAQGGLTLAEAVEDGRVSVSGDGPLAAALRGD; this is encoded by the coding sequence ATGCCACGTCAGCAACAGCCCGCAACGCGCCCGGTTCGCCGCCGGAGGTACGACCAGTTCTGCGCCACCGCGCGCGCCCTCGACTCCGTGGGCGACCGGTGGACGCTGCTGATCGTCCGTGAACTGCTGGCGGGCCCCCGCCGCTACACCGACCTCCACGCCGACCTTCCGGGCGTCAGCACGGACGTGCTCGCCTCCCGGCTCAGGGACATGGAGCAGAACGGCCTCGCCACCCGCCGCCGGCTCCCGCCGCCCGCCGCCGCCTCGGTCTACGAGCTGACCGAGCGCGGCCACGGCCTGATGCCGGTGCTCGCCGCGCTCGCCGAGTGGGGCGCGCCCGCGCTCGCCGAACGGCGGCCGACCGACGCGGTGCGGGCCCACTGGTTCGCTCTTCCGCTGCTGCGTGCGTTGGGCGGGCCGGCCTACGAGGGGGTCGTCGAAGTGCACCTGGACGAGGGCGAGTTCCACGTGCGCGCCGGTGGGACGGAGGGCGGAGCGGCGGTGTACGGGGACGGCCCCGCCGACTGTGCCGACGCCCGCATCGCGCTCGACGTCGAGGTCTGCCTGGAGCTGGCGCAGGGCGGGCTGACCCTCGCCGAGGCCGTCGAGGACGGACGCGTCTCGGTGTCGGGCGACGGACCGCTCGCCGCTGCGCTGCGCGGCGACTGA
- a CDS encoding cupin domain-containing protein yields MHSGDARRRGEKKRWAGRGPSGKALVLAGCVAALGLVPSAAVATPGSGVSGTVLAKGTSTGKLNVRTPNGRTDVTFRTITIEPGGSTGWHTHRGQLVVVVKSGTLTRTFGDCSVEVTPAGSTLIEQSGTDHRHIGRNLEAEPVVLLVAYLLPEGSELSDDAEAVDCGAKK; encoded by the coding sequence GTGCACAGCGGTGATGCACGGCGAAGGGGCGAGAAGAAGCGGTGGGCGGGCCGGGGGCCGTCCGGCAAGGCCCTGGTCCTGGCGGGCTGCGTGGCCGCGCTCGGCCTCGTGCCGTCGGCGGCCGTCGCCACGCCGGGCAGCGGGGTGAGCGGCACCGTGCTCGCGAAGGGCACATCGACGGGGAAGCTGAATGTGCGGACGCCGAACGGCCGCACCGATGTGACCTTCCGGACCATCACGATCGAGCCGGGCGGCTCCACCGGCTGGCACACGCACCGCGGTCAGCTGGTCGTCGTCGTCAAGTCCGGGACACTGACGCGTACTTTCGGCGACTGCTCGGTCGAGGTGACGCCCGCGGGCTCGACACTCATCGAACAGTCCGGGACCGACCACCGGCACATCGGACGCAATCTGGAGGCCGAACCCGTCGTGCTCCTGGTGGCGTATCTGCTGCCCGAGGGCAGCGAACTCTCCGACGACGCCGAGGCGGTGGACTGCGGCGCGAAGAAGTAG
- a CDS encoding pyridoxal phosphate-dependent aminotransferase, giving the protein MEFRQSSKLNEVCYEIRGPVIEHANALEEAGHSVLRLNTGNPALFGFEAPEEVVQDMIRMLPQAHGYTDSRGILSARRAVAQRYQAMGLADVGVDDIFLGNGVSELISMAVQALLEDGDEVLVPSPDYPLWTAVVTLAGGKSVHYTCDEASDWNPDLADMASKITDRTKAVVIINPNNPTGAVYPREILEGILDLARRHGLMVFADEIYDQILYDDAEHHSVAALAPDLVCLTFSGLSKTYRVAGFRSGWMVVSGPQQHARSYLEGLTTLASMRLCPNAPAQYAIQAALGGRQSIRELVTPGGRLYEQRNRAWEKLNEIPGVSCVKPKGALYAFPRLDPKVHRIVDDEKFVLDLLLREKIQVVQGTGFNWPRPDHFRILTLPYADDLDAAISRIGRFLTGYRQ; this is encoded by the coding sequence ATGGAATTCCGGCAGTCCAGCAAGCTCAACGAGGTCTGTTACGAGATCCGGGGCCCGGTCATCGAGCACGCCAACGCCCTGGAGGAGGCGGGCCACAGCGTGCTCCGGCTCAACACGGGCAACCCCGCGCTCTTCGGTTTCGAGGCGCCGGAGGAGGTCGTCCAGGACATGATCCGGATGCTTCCGCAGGCCCATGGCTACACGGATTCGCGTGGCATCCTGTCCGCCCGCCGGGCGGTGGCACAGCGCTACCAGGCGATGGGGCTGGCTGACGTCGGGGTCGACGACATCTTCCTCGGCAACGGCGTCTCCGAGCTGATCTCGATGGCCGTGCAGGCGCTGCTGGAGGACGGCGACGAGGTGCTGGTCCCGTCCCCCGACTACCCGTTGTGGACCGCGGTGGTGACCCTCGCGGGCGGCAAGTCCGTGCACTACACCTGTGACGAGGCGTCGGACTGGAACCCCGACCTCGCCGACATGGCCTCGAAGATCACCGACCGCACCAAGGCCGTCGTGATCATCAACCCGAACAATCCGACCGGTGCCGTCTACCCACGCGAGATCCTCGAAGGCATCCTCGATCTGGCGCGCAGGCACGGCCTGATGGTGTTCGCCGACGAGATCTACGACCAGATCCTGTACGACGACGCCGAGCACCACAGCGTGGCGGCCCTCGCCCCCGACCTGGTCTGCCTCACCTTCAGCGGCCTGTCGAAGACGTACCGCGTGGCGGGATTCCGCTCCGGGTGGATGGTGGTCTCCGGCCCGCAGCAGCACGCCCGCAGCTATCTGGAGGGGCTGACCACGCTCGCCTCCATGCGTCTGTGCCCCAACGCGCCCGCGCAGTACGCCATTCAGGCCGCGCTCGGCGGCCGGCAGTCGATCCGGGAGCTGGTCACGCCGGGCGGCAGGCTGTACGAGCAGCGCAACCGGGCCTGGGAGAAGCTGAACGAGATCCCGGGGGTGTCGTGCGTGAAGCCGAAGGGCGCGCTGTACGCGTTCCCGCGCCTCGACCCGAAGGTGCACCGCATCGTCGACGACGAGAAGTTCGTGCTGGATCTGCTGTTGCGGGAGAAGATCCAGGTCGTGCAGGGAACCGGCTTCAACTGGCCGCGTCCCGACCACTTCCGGATCCTCACGCTCCCGTACGCTGACGATCTCGACGCGGCGATCAGCCGCATCGGCCGCTTCCTGACCGGATACCGCCAGTGA